The sequence TAAAAAAACAAGCTACATTAATTCGTTTATACTCTGATTCGAAAGTTGCAATCGAAGCAATTCATAAACGACATGCGAAAAACCCGTTATTCAAGCCGCATTTAGAAGCAATTTTGGAAATGGCCGATTCATTCGAACTATTTTTTGCCGAGTGGCGCAATGTAAGTCAAAATAAACAAGCCGACCATCTTGCGCGTCAGGCTATAAAAAAACAGAAGCAACCTGGAGTCAAATAACCAGATTGCTTCTATTTTTTATTCGATATCGCGCGTTAACGTTTTTAAACCGTATTTTTCAACTACAGCAAAAGCATCATCGCGGAAACCGTCATATTTCAAGCTAGGCAAGTCTATTTCTAGCGGAACTTCTGTATGAATCCGAGCTAATTTTTGACTTAATTCTAGCATCGCTAAGTCTTCTTGAATTTTGGTTTGTTGTGCTGGTTTTAGTTTATCAAGGTTGTTTAAGACGCCTTCAATTGACTCAAATTCTTGAATAAGCTTGATTGCTGTTTTTTCACCGATTCCACGAACACCCGGATAACCATCTGAAGTGTCACCCATTAATGCTTTTACATCAATAAATTGTCTTGGAGAAATACCCATCTCTTCAAAAAATGTCGCTTCATCATATCGTTTATAATTGCCATAACCTTTTTGCATAATCCAGACATCATTTGTTGGTGCGATTAATTGCAGTAAATCTTTGTCGCCACTTAAAACGGTAGTGGCAATCGTATTACTCGCTTGAACGGTAATTGTACCAATACAGTCATCTGCTTCAAAACCCGGCACACCTAAATTGACAAAGCCAAATCCAGCAGCTACCTCTTTCGCTAAATCAAACTGTGGAATCATTTCCTCTGGCGGTGCTGTTCTGCCTGCTTTATAGCCATCATATAATTCATTTCGAAATGTTTGCGACCCCATATCCCAGCATATTAGTGTATGTGTTGGGTTACTCTGACGAATCGCTGCAAACATGTGGCGCATAAAACCTTGCACCCCATTCGTCGGGATTCCCTGTTGGTTAAACATAAATTGTTTGGAAACGGCTGTTGCATAAAATGCTCGGAAAAGCAGTGCCATTCCATCAACAACGAGCAAATTTTCTCGATTTTCGGTCATATATAATCCTCCAATTTCCTTCTACTGCCATCTATTGTAGCATAATTAGAACTGGCTCGCAGAAAAAAAGGAGCTTTTTACCAACTTGCTTTTGTCACGCCGGGTAATTGTCCTTGATGTGCTAGTTCACGAAAACGGATTCGCGACATACCAAATTTACGCATGTATCCATGGGGACGTCCAGTTAGTTCACAACGATTGTGTAGTCTTGACGGGGAAGAATCGCGTGGTAATTTGCGTAACTCTTCGTAGCGGCCTTCTGCTTTTAGCGTCCGGCGAAGTTCCGCATATTGTTCCACGAGTGCTTGTTGACGTTCATGTTTGGCAACTTTTGATTTTTTAGCCATATGTCTCTCCTTTCTTAAATAATAATGATTACGATTTACATCATACGCCGATTTAATTAGGAAAGCAAGTCTTCTGTTTAAAAAAACCGATATCCAATTAAACTGGATATCGGCTGTTCTATTATTTAGTTCCAACTATCGGACCATACGCGTTAGAGAAACCATTATTATAAGGCACTCCTGCTTTATTTTTACCTGCGTCCCAGTTCACCGACCAAGTCATAATCCCTTTTACTGGTGTGCCTTTTGCTTGTAAACGGGTGAAAACATTTTTGACGATTTGCGGATCTGTTACATATCCAGTTGCGGCTGCATCCACATTAGCTGGTAAACCGAACACGAATTTATTAGCTGGGATTTTCAAGTAACCGCGAGTCCCATTAATAAAGGAGTCCGCCATATAATATAAGAAAGATTCTTTTAATGTATCATTATTTTGCGCAATCCATTGGTTTGTTTCGTCAACCCAAACACCATCGCCACCTTGATTATATAGTTGTGGTGCAATATAGTCATAATAATTAGCAAGTGAAGTTAGGTAACTTTCGTAGGCACTACCTGGTTTTAAATAAGGAAATTCTGGCGCCATTGTAATTAGGAAATTTTTTCCTTCCGCTTTATAATGATCTTTGACAATTTTTAGTGCAGCTGGGATAACCGTTTTATTATCTCCCGCAGTAATCGCACTTTGTTCTAAGTCGATGTCTAAACCATCAAAACCATATGTTTCTACTTGACGGATAATTTCATTCGCGAACGCCTGCTCATCCCCAGCTTTTAGTTCCACATGTCCATCTGCTCCACCTAGTGCCAAAAGAACGGCCCGACCTTCCTTATTTAATGCGCCGACTTGCGCTCTGAAATCGCTATCATTTATTCCCACTGGTTTAAATGTTGGAATGCGATTTACCCCGTCTCCTTTCATAAAGGAAACATCGACCACGTTATAAGCTTTTGGTGTATCTTTTAGGGCGATATCAGCCGAAGTCCCTTGTTGATAGCCATCATTCCCGGAAGATTTCCAGCTATGCCAGTATCCAACTAGCACCTGTTTGTTAGAAATATCTGGCATTACAGAAGCGTCATCCGTCGCCGCTTTCGCTGTACTGCCAAATGCCCCCAGTCCCGCACCAACTAAAAGTAAAGACAAACCACCAACCATTACTTGTTTTCCATTCATCTACTTTTCCCCCTTACTTTATCTACCCCAATCTTGCTTTTTTGGAGCTACTAGAAAATACCCATCATAATGAAAATAAAACTAGAAAAACAGCAAAAAAGCGAAATTGATATAGACCAATTCCGCTTTCAAATAAATGAATGTGTATAAGTAACTGAGAAAAAATAGCCCAATTAAAACTGTTTTATTTTTTATTTCGCATGTTGTGGTTCTGGATCTGCTACTTTTTTATCTTTGCGGTGTGGAATCATATTGAAAATGATATTTAATGTAATAGCTGTCACACTGCCCGCAACAATTCCATTACTCGTAAATAAGCGAACAAAGGATGGAAAAGCATTAAACAAATCTGGTACGACTGTTACGCCTAAGCCAACACCAACTGCACACGCAATAATTAATAAGTTTTCTTGAGAAGTGAAATTAACTTTTCCAAGCATCTTAATTCCTTGTGCGACAACCATGCCGAACATTGCGACCATAGCGCCGCCGAGAACTGGTGTCGGAATGATCGTTGTCACTGCACCAATTTTTGGAATCAAACCAAGAACAATTAGGAAACCAGCGGCCGCATAAATCACTTTACGTGTTTTAATACCAGAAAGTTGAACGAGTCCAACGTTTTGCGAATAAGCCGTATAAGGGAATGTATTAAATACACCGCCAAGCATAATCGCAAGTCCTTCTGCTCGGTAACCACGCGTTAAATCTTTTTGTGTTAATTTGCGTTCGGTAATATCAGATAAAGCGAAATATACTCCCGTCGATTCCACCATGCTGACAAGCGCAATTAAAATCATCGTAATAATCGCCGGCCACTCAAATGTCGGTGTGCCAAAATAAAACGGTTTCGGCATATGGAACCAGCTCGCCTCACTCACAGGACCAAGTGAGATCCCTTTATAAAGTGCTGCAAAAAGTGAACCTCCAACCAGACCTATTAAAACTGCAATCGCCTTCGAAAACCCTTTACCAAAACGATACACTAAAATAATTAAAAGTAATGTCCCAAAACCAAGGCCGAGATTATACATTGAGCCAAAATCTTTTGCTCCTTCTCCACCAGCAAGATTATTAATTGCAACTGGAATAAGTGTTAAACCAATCACTGTTACAACCGAACCAGTCACAACAGGAGGGAAAAAGCGTACAACTTTGGAGAAAAATGGTGCTATTAATAATACAAAAAGTCCTGAAACAATAATTGAACCGTAAATCGCGCCAATGCCCATATCTTGTCCGATTAAAATAATTGGTGCAATCGCTTGAACCGCACATCCAAGTACAACTGGTAAACCAATTCCAAAGAAGCGGTTAACCGTTAATTGTAGCAATGTCGCAATCCCACACATAAAAATATCAATCGAAACTAAGTAGGTCATTTCTTCTCCGTTAAAACCTAATGCTCCACCAATTAATAGTGGAACAATCACCGCTCCAGCATACATCGCTAGAACATGTTGAAATCCTAAAGCTGCAATTTTCCCTTTACCTAACATTTACTCCTATTCCTCCTCTAAAAATAAGATTTCTTCGTTTTCAAGTGAGGCAATTCGTGCTAGTGAATAAACTGGAATCCCTGTTTTATTTAATAATTCGCGACCTTGTTGGAAAGATTTTTCAATCACAATCCCAATTCCCGCCACCTTTGCTCCGGCATGTTCCGCAATTTCAAGTAAGCCGAGTGCTGCCTGACCATTTGCCAGAAAATCATCAATGACCAAAATCGTATCATCTGCAGTTAAAAATTGTTTTGATACAGAAATATCATTCGATTCTTTTTTAGTGTACGAATAGACAGTGCTTGTGAATAAATTGTCCGTTAATGTCACTGATTTTTTCTTACGTGCAAACACGACTGGTACGGAAAGCGCAAGCCCTGCAAAAACGGCGGGTGCGATACCTGAAGATTCAATCGTTACAATTTTTGTAATCCCTAAATCTTGGAAGCGTTTAGCAAATTCATTTCCCATCGCTTGCATTAAAACCGGATCAATTTGGTGATTTAAAAAAGCATCCACTTTTAAAACATTCCCCGGTAAGACCGTGCCTTTTTCTTGAATAAACTCTTCCAGTAATTTCAAAACGATTCTCCTTTCAAAATAAAAAACTGCTTCTCTATTTTTAGAGAAGCAGTATAGAAGCCACCAATTTTCAGAGTGACTTCTTTATACAAACTACTCATAGTCCGGTTATTTACGGTAACCAGGTAGAAACTCGTCGCCCAATCGCAACTATTATATAAGTATTTCGGTTTTAAGTTATGTTGTTTATTATAGCTTTCTAAAGAAGCAGGGTCAAGCTAATTTTTTACTTATTAAATTGATAAACATAGGCGTATCTTTTTTCTAGTAAATCTAGCAAATACGTTGGATTCAAGCCCTCTCCCGTTGTATCTGTTAAAATTTCTAAAGGTTTCTTTGTTTTACCAAATTTATGCACATGTTCAGTCAACCACGTTTTTAATTCCGAATAATCATCACTGGCAATAATCGCATCGATATTCGGAATTTCTTTTTGCATTTGGTTAAAGAACTGTGCCGCGTACATTAAGCCAAGTGCGTAGGATGGGAAGTAACCAAAATCGCCACCAGCCCAGTGAATATCTTGCAGAACGCCATTTGTATCATTATCTGGACGAATACCTAGATATTCTTCGTACTTATCGCCCCAAGCTTTCGGTAAATCTTTTACTTCCAATTCACCGTTAATAAGCGCTTTTTCCAGTTCATAACGAATCATAATATGTAGCGGATAAGTTAAAGTATCCGCTTCAATTCGAATCAGCGAACTTTCAGAGATATTCACAGCACGGTAGAAATCTTCCAGCTTCACTTGATCAAAAGCAGGTTTTGTAATCGCTTGGAAGTCAGCATAATTACTTTTCCAAAATGCTAAGCTAGAACCGATAATAATTTCATAAAATAAAGATTGCGACTCATGAATTCCCATAGAAGCCCCATTGGCAAGCGGTGTTCCTACAAGCGCCTCATCAAAATTTTGTTCGTAAATCGCATGTCCGCCTTCATGAATCGTTCCAAAAACAGCCATTTTAAAATCATTTTCGTTATAACGTGTCGTAATACGAACATCACCTGTATTTAGGCCTGTTGCAAACGGATGAACCGTTTCATCTAAACGTCCTGCTTCAAAATCAAAACCCATTTTATTCAAAATACGAATACTAAATTCTTTTTGTTTTGCTTCAGATATTTTGGTGTTTAAAATCGTCGCATCAGGCTTCACACCTTCATTTTCGATTTTTTCACGAATCGCCATAATGCCGTCACGTACTTTCTCAAATACGGAATCAAGCACAGATACGGTTACGCCTGGCTCATATTGATCAAGTAATGTGTCATATTTATTTTCTTCATAACCCCAATACTCAACGAATTTACGCTTCATTTCTAAAATTTTTGTTAGGAATGGTTCAAATGCTGCAAAATCATTTTGTTCGCGTGCTGTTGTCCAAGCGGTTTCCGCTTGCGCTACTAGCTTTGTATATTCCGCATATTCTTTACTTGGGATTTTTTTATTTAAATCATATGTTTTTTGAGATTCTTCTAAAGTTTTACGAGTGATTTCGGATAGATTTTCTTTATCTTGATTAAGTCCAGCAATAAAAGCAGCCATTTCTTCTGACGTTTGCATATTGAAAATCTCTTCAGAAAGAACGCCAATAACATCCGAACGGCCTTCCATCCCTTTTGCCGGCGCACCTGTACGAAGATCCCAGTAAACTAATGCGAGTGCTTCTTCTAGAGCTTCCATCTTTTTAATATACGCTAAAAATTCCTCTTCTAATGTTTCTACCAAACTTAACTCCTCCATTCAATCAATCTTCTTTTTTAGGACGTGGTTTTCTTGGACCCCAATATTGATATAAATCTGTGCGCAAGTAACCATTGTATAATTTGCGTTTTTTCGTCGCTTTTTTACCATAAACTTCTTCAAAAAGTTCATAAGAAGTCAGCACATACACAGACCACGTCGGCATACGTTTGTAGACAATCCCCATTTCACGGTACAGTTGGCGCACTGCTTCCTCGTCCTCTAAACGTTCCCCGTACGGTGGATTCGCAACAACGACCCCGTACTCATCTTCTGTTTGGAAGTCAGCTACTTGAAGTTGTCTAAAAGTAATTAAATCGCCAAGACCAGCCTCCACAGCATTTTGTTTCGCGATTTCGATTAACCGAGCATCAATATCGCCACCAATAATATTTAGCGGTTGATCATAATTAGCCAAATCTTCCGCTTCTTGTCTCGCATCCGCCCAAACTTGCTTCGGCATCCAGTCCCATGTTTCCGATACAAACTCACGATTAAAACCTGGCGCAATGTTTTGTCCAATAAGTGCTGCCTCAATTGGAATTGTTCCAGAACCACATACTGGGTCATAAAATGGTCTATCCGGATGCCAACTAGTCAGTAAGACAAGCGCCGCTGCCATTGTTTCTTTGATTGGCGCGCTACCTTGTGCTAACCGATAACCACGTTTATGTAATCCCGCACCACTAGTGTCAATTGTTAAAGTTACTTCATCTTTTAAAATAGAAACTTCTAACTTAAATAACGCCCCTGTTTCCATCAAGCGACCAGAACGACGATACTTTTCACTAACACGGTTAACAATGGCTTTTTTTACAATCGCTTGGCAATCAGGCACACTATAAAGCGTTGACTTAACTGATTTCCCAGCCACTGGAAACTGTGCATCAAGTGGCAAATAATCTTCCCAAGGTAAAGCTTTCGTCTTTTCAAATAGTTCATCAAATGTCGTTGCTTTAAAAACTCCAACCACAATTTTCACACGGTCAGCTACACGAAGCCATAGGTTCGCTTTAGCAATTGCAGATAAATCTCCTTCAAAATATACTTTACCGTTTTCTACTTTTGGATCATAGCCTAAGCGCGCTACTTCTTTTCCAACAATTGCTTCTAAACCCGAAGCAGCCGTCGCTACCAACTGAAATGTTTTCATTGTGTCCCATCCTTTAATTAAATTTCTAATGAAAAAAGCTGTTTTAAAAGGAGGAGGTTTGTTTTAAATAGGCATTCAACCAGGTCGAACACCCACCTTAAAACTTGCGCTCCGGCCTTCTAAAACAGCCTTCAATGTTAAATTAAATCCTGTAAATAACGCTCTATAAGCCATGTTCTGTTCTTTACTACGTACAGGGTAATAGTAAAGAGATAACCATCTATCTGCACGAAAATTAATTCGCGCCTCGTCCCTTGTTCTTGATTCCTCGGGAAAAGTGCCCCTACCATAAGTTTGAGTTTCTCGCTCGTGGGGTTTACCTCGTTCCACTTCCGAGCATTTCTGCCGGAACTTCGTCACTGTGGCACCTTCAAGGTTATAAGACCATATCCGAAGACTTAGGTCATTCACCTGCCGTCAAACCGGAAAACCGGAATGCCCTGGCTTATTGTTTGACCAGGCACGATCACTACGGGCATCACAGCACCGTGCGAGCATGGACTTTCCTCTGCTTTCAAAAGAAAACAGCGATTATCCGAACGTTATTCATTTGTTCTTAACTTACTTATACTAGCATACCTATTCGTTGTCGTCCAGCTTATTTCCAAAAACATGTTTTTCTAAGTTAGAAAGACGTTTTAGAATATCAAAGTTGGTCGTTCCAGCAGGTTGTGCCGCTGCTTGGAAAGTTGGTGCTGGTTGTGTTGAAGTTCTAAGTGGTGCATTATCAAGCTCTTGAACAAGTCGAATATTTTCAGCTTGCAGTGCCTCGATTTCTTGGGTAAAAGTACTGTAATCTTTAATAACCATGTCTAAAAACTCATCAACATCTTCTGGACTATAACCACGAAGCCCAGTTTTAAATTCTTTTTCCAAAATTTCTTTACCTGTTAAGTGATACTCAAATTGTTCCGAAGTCATATAACTCCACCTCTATCTCTATTCTTACGTATTTTTGTTCTTAATCATATACTTACCCTTATTTTTTCAAATCTCACACCATTTGTCAATCTATTCGAGTATTTTTTATGAAAATAACTATTTACTTCTATATTAAAATGTTTGATTCATATCCTCAACCACCTCTTGTAGTGCATAAAAGTCAATGCATTCCAAATAATAATTAGCTTGTTCTTTCGCTTGCATTGCTCGGTCATAAAAAAATTTAGGCGAGCCTTCTTTTTCTAAATCATACACAAGTAAAGCGCCATCCGTATTATCAATAATAAAACCATCTCTTGCCGCAAATTGTGCTGGACTTTCATAAGGACGCTTCGTAATAAAAGCATGATAGTCTGCTTTTTCAAGTACTTCGTTCGCCCATAATTGGTTCGCTTCATTCCAATTAGCACTTTGCTTTTCAAACGGCTCAAGAACCCCGAGCTTAATCGGATACTCTTCTTTTAATTCTGCAACCACATCGCCTGCCCAGAGTTCAATCCCTAATTGTCCAGAAATAATCACCCATTCAAGCCCATCTTCCACGAGCGGAAGCAAATGACGTTTGATGGTTTCTTTAATATAGACTGTCTCATCCGCATCCTTTTTAAAAATTCCAAGTTCAAAATTTTTATATCCCGTCACTGCGATGGATTTCACATTAATTCCTCTTTTCTTTTTAAGAAATCTCTCACTCTTGTTAGTGTATACTTAGTAGATTGGTAGTGGTCTAAGAAATGTTTATAAAAAGACTTTCCATTAAATGCACTTACTGCAGTCATTTGCACATTGTCACAAGCTTGTCGTAATTGTAGTTCTCCTAAATAAGGAGGACGCTCTTTGTTTACCCACGGAATAGCTAA comes from Listeria monocytogenes and encodes:
- a CDS encoding 5'-3' exonuclease, with product MTENRENLLVVDGMALLFRAFYATAVSKQFMFNQQGIPTNGVQGFMRHMFAAIRQSNPTHTLICWDMGSQTFRNELYDGYKAGRTAPPEEMIPQFDLAKEVAAGFGFVNLGVPGFEADDCIGTITVQASNTIATTVLSGDKDLLQLIAPTNDVWIMQKGYGNYKRYDEATFFEEMGISPRQFIDVKALMGDTSDGYPGVRGIGEKTAIKLIQEFESIEGVLNNLDKLKPAQQTKIQEDLAMLELSQKLARIHTEVPLEIDLPSLKYDGFRDDAFAVVEKYGLKTLTRDIE
- a CDS encoding ribonuclease HI family protein, which translates into the protein MEVFVDGASAGNPGPSGAGIVLKAEGIYEQFAIPLAVMTNHEAEFIAIKLGLEEAIKKQATLIRLYSDSKVAIEAIHKRHAKNPLFKPHLEAILEMADSFELFFAEWRNVSQNKQADHLARQAIKKQKQPGVK
- the chiA gene encoding chitinase ChiA translates to MNGKQVMVGGLSLLLVGAGLGAFGSTAKAATDDASVMPDISNKQVLVGYWHSWKSSGNDGYQQGTSADIALKDTPKAYNVVDVSFMKGDGVNRIPTFKPVGINDSDFRAQVGALNKEGRAVLLALGGADGHVELKAGDEQAFANEIIRQVETYGFDGLDIDLEQSAITAGDNKTVIPAALKIVKDHYKAEGKNFLITMAPEFPYLKPGSAYESYLTSLANYYDYIAPQLYNQGGDGVWVDETNQWIAQNNDTLKESFLYYMADSFINGTRGYLKIPANKFVFGLPANVDAAATGYVTDPQIVKNVFTRLQAKGTPVKGIMTWSVNWDAGKNKAGVPYNNGFSNAYGPIVGTK
- the gpsB gene encoding cell division regulator GpsB, which produces MTSEQFEYHLTGKEILEKEFKTGLRGYSPEDVDEFLDMVIKDYSTFTQEIEALQAENIRLVQELDNAPLRTSTQPAPTFQAAAQPAGTTNFDILKRLSNLEKHVFGNKLDDNE
- a CDS encoding class I SAM-dependent RNA methyltransferase: MKTFQLVATAASGLEAIVGKEVARLGYDPKVENGKVYFEGDLSAIAKANLWLRVADRVKIVVGVFKATTFDELFEKTKALPWEDYLPLDAQFPVAGKSVKSTLYSVPDCQAIVKKAIVNRVSEKYRRSGRLMETGALFKLEVSILKDEVTLTIDTSGAGLHKRGYRLAQGSAPIKETMAAALVLLTSWHPDRPFYDPVCGSGTIPIEAALIGQNIAPGFNREFVSETWDWMPKQVWADARQEAEDLANYDQPLNIIGGDIDARLIEIAKQNAVEAGLGDLITFRQLQVADFQTEDEYGVVVANPPYGERLEDEEAVRQLYREMGIVYKRMPTWSVYVLTSYELFEEVYGKKATKKRKLYNGYLRTDLYQYWGPRKPRPKKED
- a CDS encoding xanthine phosphoribosyltransferase, with translation MKLLEEFIQEKGTVLPGNVLKVDAFLNHQIDPVLMQAMGNEFAKRFQDLGITKIVTIESSGIAPAVFAGLALSVPVVFARKKKSVTLTDNLFTSTVYSYTKKESNDISVSKQFLTADDTILVIDDFLANGQAALGLLEIAEHAGAKVAGIGIVIEKSFQQGRELLNKTGIPVYSLARIASLENEEILFLEEE
- a CDS encoding nucleobase:cation symporter-2 family protein — protein: MLGKGKIAALGFQHVLAMYAGAVIVPLLIGGALGFNGEEMTYLVSIDIFMCGIATLLQLTVNRFFGIGLPVVLGCAVQAIAPIILIGQDMGIGAIYGSIIVSGLFVLLIAPFFSKVVRFFPPVVTGSVVTVIGLTLIPVAINNLAGGEGAKDFGSMYNLGLGFGTLLLIILVYRFGKGFSKAIAVLIGLVGGSLFAALYKGISLGPVSEASWFHMPKPFYFGTPTFEWPAIITMILIALVSMVESTGVYFALSDITERKLTQKDLTRGYRAEGLAIMLGGVFNTFPYTAYSQNVGLVQLSGIKTRKVIYAAAGFLIVLGLIPKIGAVTTIIPTPVLGGAMVAMFGMVVAQGIKMLGKVNFTSQENLLIIACAVGVGLGVTVVPDLFNAFPSFVRLFTSNGIVAGSVTAITLNIIFNMIPHRKDKKVADPEPQHAK
- a CDS encoding YppE family protein codes for the protein MDLLNRTENLLLQNEKNWELYLSNREEAKPFDFYKDMKPFVDEAKNSADAFLELAIPWVNKERPPYLGELQLRQACDNVQMTAVSAFNGKSFYKHFLDHYQSTKYTLTRVRDFLKRKEELM
- a CDS encoding DUF1273 domain-containing protein — protein: MKSIAVTGYKNFELGIFKKDADETVYIKETIKRHLLPLVEDGLEWVIISGQLGIELWAGDVVAELKEEYPIKLGVLEPFEKQSANWNEANQLWANEVLEKADYHAFITKRPYESPAQFAARDGFIIDNTDGALLVYDLEKEGSPKFFYDRAMQAKEQANYYLECIDFYALQEVVEDMNQTF
- a CDS encoding carboxypeptidase M32; its protein translation is MVETLEEEFLAYIKKMEALEEALALVYWDLRTGAPAKGMEGRSDVIGVLSEEIFNMQTSEEMAAFIAGLNQDKENLSEITRKTLEESQKTYDLNKKIPSKEYAEYTKLVAQAETAWTTAREQNDFAAFEPFLTKILEMKRKFVEYWGYEENKYDTLLDQYEPGVTVSVLDSVFEKVRDGIMAIREKIENEGVKPDATILNTKISEAKQKEFSIRILNKMGFDFEAGRLDETVHPFATGLNTGDVRITTRYNENDFKMAVFGTIHEGGHAIYEQNFDEALVGTPLANGASMGIHESQSLFYEIIIGSSLAFWKSNYADFQAITKPAFDQVKLEDFYRAVNISESSLIRIEADTLTYPLHIMIRYELEKALINGELEVKDLPKAWGDKYEEYLGIRPDNDTNGVLQDIHWAGGDFGYFPSYALGLMYAAQFFNQMQKEIPNIDAIIASDDYSELKTWLTEHVHKFGKTKKPLEILTDTTGEGLNPTYLLDLLEKRYAYVYQFNK
- the rpsN gene encoding 30S ribosomal protein S14, with protein sequence MAKKSKVAKHERQQALVEQYAELRRTLKAEGRYEELRKLPRDSSPSRLHNRCELTGRPHGYMRKFGMSRIRFRELAHQGQLPGVTKASW